In a genomic window of Cataglyphis hispanica isolate Lineage 1 chromosome 18, ULB_Chis1_1.0, whole genome shotgun sequence:
- the LOC126856226 gene encoding uncharacterized protein LOC126856226: MISWSATMSSTLLLNCVLTTWLFVTIGAITVSIDRADIKAPPTRSSMIANGWRPLTNSYEETIGTNVSPSSHLEKNVQVHPVLSKFQEHMATSEKLKPPRKGKPPVHEYSPPSILGSFTMFGHAATKARGETKTPSKPGASETREYTFLLPPPKDAYRFEVSQNRKPILRDSGNYLRQPQFITAQNVQQLPDPVRAATYFIKSYASTDHPSTHAVNHPSNRPYIPPYAMPQALQSSRHQTKPFESLKVNSNAKPYFQPPGAEIPGDFGKQKIGNERDAYDRYQVQSHNAQILNAASSGNFYSQVNHSPNSGHFKSSYERDPAFLVHESHEVSYVTSPGTYNAYNFRPSLPYETLLPPVVYTSSSTPQPTTATTRNSGKYSQTVVDVSRENDYKHSDQNTRKKQEKLGGQTESPNSRTTSTYYVSEQQDLTPPTWAKNKYTSDINEVLPRENPPSKFSQEIANQNQITQVSKLYHRPQSSYNPVEVYPPTPISDYETPESISLKHFNEQQFLLQQQLLQRDRERLAEQERQQKLEIERQQQEELKKRQEELDQLIQQEKEEEQAARLAAESAKNQSQDIVKISPEIPYTIQLAQFEPQVTTDTNVLVSQPDIYNVEQLRLQPQAPQIPENQVNQNYQYQQHKQSEYQEQQVDYREPQIETRPYRPQKPFRDSQRRKKPMPELTPTDPPSQSPETFVPLTLHVDEVPIQTTLAPEVQTLPVVTTQKPSRTRRPGVPIRRRKPSTTTEEPVTTYTEEEFLKYNREEAQHNQYDSSRRRRIKPTQATYNEDTVAEKRGNARKRPSYRTRVNHDDAFDGQIITERAQSSLNSYGQTTESAPSYNENNQFETNQPSVSYVTSQPINQYYDYSSQQSAGPREQHRDEHREDHREDHRENHREDHRENHREDARENYREDHRKDHREDTTVPVQEYFTEISRDKVEDYNVDVLQKNANVVTSVPLEDFYVRTEDNYYDRATTIASTTTTTTTTTTTTTTTPQPTTQAPQIVSSTLRSHKMRPLRYGNATRPRFSVKDYKSRLDYKSRLSQGSTTEIAPTPTGETLTRVSHIKQRTSSAKNQQTQQPGDTVRETTGRYKYVSRVNYRTTTPSPVAAREYERFSEETSSTTEKSNKFVPKRRPISSNMYRSRIATTTNSPTRSQINGETNVRQSSIRPENVYSSSIRKRPVVKSRQHPHKEHTVATAYPDSKRQEEPTEMAAEETSFYSAMTTVASSSSTTHLVANEIVSEKEEVTSLDNYPVQLGVQEGKNEDHQVETVSQNEEVKAALINTTINDDDRGRVPGDEQFNESRVEKPEVSPSVESKVDSPREGEPETAETTTKFDVSDEEELFAKASQSVADLTSSASALYDKPGMFKAVSPESRLVSPHFKITTDEPTLPIEAFFQEFSKKN, from the exons ATGATCTCATGGTCTGCCACGATGTCGTCGACACTGTTACTGAatt GTGTTTTGACGACGTGGCTGTTCGTCACCATAGGAGCGATCACCGTATCAATAGATCGCGCTGACATTAAAGCC CCACCAACACGATCGTCGATGATCGCAAACGGATGGCGGCCATTGACCAATTCCTACGAGGAAACGATCGGCACCAACGTGTCGCCATCCAGTCACCTGGAGAAGAACGTCCAAGTGCATCCTGTTCTGAGCAAATTTCAAGAACACATGGCGACCTCGGAGAAACTGAAGCCGCCGCGAAAAGGCAAACCGCCGGTACACGAATACAGTCCGCCGAGTATACTCGGGAGTTTCACGATGTTCGGACATGCGGCGACGAAGGCGCGCGGCGAGACCAAGACGCCGAGCAAGCCCGGTGCTTCGGAGACCCGGGAATACACGTTCCTGCTACCACCGCCCAAGGACGCGTATCGTTTCGAGGTGAGCCAAAACCGCAAGCCAATCCTGCGCGACAGCGGCAACTACCTACGACAGCCACAGTTCATCACGGCGCAGAATGTTCAGCAATTGCCGGATCCCGTGCGCGCCGCGACCTACTTCATCAAGAGTTACGCGTCCACCGATCATCCATCCACGCATGCCGTGAACCATCCGAGCAATCGTCCTTACATACCGCCCTACGCTATGCCACAGGCGTTGCAATCCTCCCGTCATCAGACGAAACCGTTCGAGTCCCTGAAGGTCAACAGCAACGCGAAACCGTATTTCCAGCCACCAGGCGCGGAGATTCCGGGCGACTTCGGCAAACAAAAGATTGGTAACGAACGCGACGCCTATGACAGATATCAGGTGCAATCGCACAACGCGCAAATCTTGAACGCGGCAAGCAGCGGGAATTTCTACAGCCAAGTGAATCACTCCCCGAACTCCGGTCACTTTAAGTCTTCCTACGAAAGAGACCCCGCTTTTCTGGTGCACGAAAGCCACGAGGTCAGTTACGTAACATCTCCCGGTACATACAACGCGTACAACTTCCGACCCTCCTTGCCGTACGAGACCCTCCTGCCACCCGTGGTCTACACGTCTTCGTCGACTCCGCAGCCTACTACTGCCACAACGCGGAATTCCGGCAAGTATAGTCAGACAGTCGTTGATGTCTCTCGCGAAAACGACTACAAGCATTCGGATCAGAATACGCGGAAGAAGCAAGAGAAACTCGGTGGGCAGACCGAATCACCTAATTCTCGAACGACGAGCACTTATTATGTATCGGAGCAACAGGATCTGACACCACCTACGTGGGCGAAAAACAAGTACACGTCCGATATAAACGAAGTTCTTCCGAGGGAGAATCCGCCGAGCAAGTTCAGTCAAGAGATTGCGAACCAGAATCAGATCACGCAGGTGTCGAAGCTTTACCATAGACCACAAAGCTCCTACAATCCTGTCGAGGTTTACCCACCGACGCCGATATCGGATTATGAGACACCCGAGAGTATCTCTCTAAAGCATTTTAACGAGCAACAGTTTCTACTACAACAACAGCTGCTGCAACGCGATCGGGAGAGACTGGCGGAACAGGAGCGCCAGCAGAAATTGGAGATCGAACGGCAGCAACAGGAGGAATTGAAGAAACGACAGGAAGAGCTGGATCAGCTTATACAacaggagaaggaggaggaacaGGCAGCCAGATTGGCAGCGGAGTCCGCGAAAAATCAATCGCAGGATATCGTGAAGATCTCGCCCGAAATACCGTACACGATTCAACTGGCGCAATTTGAACCGCAGGTCACTACGGACACCAATGTCCTTGTATCGCAGCCCGATATTTACAATGTCGAACAATTGAGATTACAGCCTCAG gcACCGCAAATCCCAGAGAATCAAGTAAATCAGAATTATCAATATCAGCAGCATAAGCAGAGCGAGTATCAAGAGCAACAGGTCGATTATCGCGAACCTCAAATCGAGACGCGACCGTATCGTCCGCAGAAGCCCTTCCGTGATTCGCAGCGTCGCAAAAAACCAATGCCCGAACTTACACCAACAGATCCACCGAGCCAATCGCCGGAGACTTTCGTTCCCTTAACCCTTCACGTAGACGAAGTGCCCATTCAGACAACGCTGGCGCCGGAAGTGCAAACTTTGCCGGTGGTAACGACGCAAAAGCCGTCCAGAACTCGTCGTCCCGGTGTCCCGATTCGACGAAGAAAACCTTCGACAACCACGGAAGAACCCGTCACGACTTATACGGAAGAGGAATTCCTCAAGTACAACAGAGAGGAAGCGCAGCATAATCAGTACGATTCCTCGCGACGAAGACGAATAAAACCCACCCAAGCGACTTACAACGAGGACACGGTCGCGGAGAAGAGGGGCAACGCTAGGAAACGACCTAGTTATCGAACCAGAGTAAATCACGATGACGCCTTCGACGGCCAGATCATCACGGAGAGAGCGCAATCTTCGCTGAATTCCTATGGTCAGACGACGGAATCTGCGCCCAGTTACAATGAGAATAACCAGTTCGAGACGAATCAGCCGAGCGTCTCGTACGTGACAAGTCAGCCGATTAATCAGTATTACGATTATTCCTCGCAGCAAAGCGCGGGACCACGCGAGCAGCACCGTGACGAGCACCGTGAGGATCATCGCGAGGATCATCGCGAAAATCATCGCGAGGATCATCGCGAAAATCATCGCGAAGACGCTCGCGAGAATTATCGCGAGGATCATCGCAAGGATCATCGCGAGGACACCACCGTGCCAGTGCAAGAATATTTCACGGAAATTAGCCGCGACAAAGTCGAGGACTACAATGTTGATGTACTCCAGAAAAATGCAAACGTCGTTACTAGCGTACCATTGGAAGATTTCTACGTAAGGACCGAAGATAATTACTACGATCGTGCGACCACGATTGCATCGACGActacgacgacaacgacgacgactacaactactactactactccACAACCGACAACGCAGGCTCCACAAATTGTCTCTTCCACCCTAAGATCTCACAAGATGCGACCCTTGAGATACGGCAATGCTACCAGACCACGCTTCAGCGTCAAGGATTACAAGAGCCGCTTGGATTACAAGAGCCGATTGTCTCAAGGTTCCACAACGGAGATCGCGCCAACGCCTACCGGCGAAACTTTAACACGGGTTTCTCATATCAAACAAAGAACGTCGAGCGCGAAAAATCAACAGACTCAACAGCCGGGCGATACCGTCAGAGAGACCACCGGTAGATACAAGTACGTCTCTAGGGTGAACTATCGAACTACTACGCCGAGTCCAGTGGCCGCGAGGGAATACGAACGATTTTCGGAAGAGACGTCCTCGACGACTGAAAAAAGCAACAAGTTTGTGCCAAAGAGACGACCGATTAGTAGCAATATGTATCGAAGTAGAATCGCAACCACCACGAACAGTCCAACCCGATCGCAAATTAACGGCGAGACGAATGTCAGACAGAGTTCGATTCGACCCGAGAACGTATATTCGTCGTCGATACGCAAACGACCGGTCGTAAAGAGCAGGCAGCATCCGCATAAGGAGCACACCGTGGCCACGGCGTATCCGGATAGTAAACGACAGGAAGAACCTACGGAGATGGCCGCAGAGGAAACCAGTTTTTACTCGGCTATGACGACCGTTGCTTCATCATCATCGACCACTCATCTCGTGGCCAACGAGATTGTCAGCGAGAAAGAGGAGGTCACGTCGCTCGATAACTATCCGGTGCAACTCGGCGTGCAGGAAGGCAAAAACGAGGATCACCAAGTCGAGACCGTTTCCCAAAACGAGGAGGTAAAAGCAGCGTTAATTAACACGACCATCAACGATGATGATCGTGGACGAGTCCCTGGCGACGAACAGTTTAATGAGAGTCGAGTCGAGAAGCCGGAAGTCTCGCCGTCCGTCGAGAGCAAGGTCGACTCGCCACGAGAGGGAGAGCCGGAGACCGCGGAAACCACGACCAAGTTCGATGTGTCCGACGAGGAGGAACTATTCGCCAAGGCGTCGCAGAGCGTGGCGGATCTGACGAGCTCCGCGTCCGCTCTCTACGACAAGCCGGGCATGTTCAAGGCGGTCTCGCCGGAGAGCAGACTCGTTTCGCCCCATTTCAAGATCACCACAGACGAACCGACGTTACCCATCGAAGCCTTCTTTCAGGAATTCTCGAAGAAGAATTGA
- the LOC126856230 gene encoding uncharacterized protein LOC126856230 isoform X1, giving the protein MGWFFLASILLLSLCAAGAPMPQGGAGGTGTHGQAGSSPSTPSPGAVGSIGGATGSGGGGATGFSTGAAGAASFGLGVTGGSIGSTGGGAGGGAAASGTGWSKGPARRGRGWRDWRRGDPMLIKGLWKSKGPLDSLGQAEIYIVVALLIGFITVVIGCWLSDNCWSPEPEGVVTLA; this is encoded by the exons CGGCTGGAGCGCCAATGCCACAGGGCGGTGCTGGAGGTACAGGGACCCACGGTCAGGCCGGTTCATCGCCGAGCACCCCGAGCCCCGGCGCCGTTGGTTCTATCGGTGGTGCTACCGgaagcggcggcggcggcgctaCCGGCTTTTCCACCGGGGCTGCCGGAGCTGCTTCCTTCGGTCTCGGTGTTACCGGTGGGTCTATTGGATCAACCGGTGGTGGAGCCGGCGGTGGTGCCGCCGCGTCCGGAACCGGATGGTCCAAGGGACCCGCTCGTCGGGGTCGCGGGTGGCGAGATTGGCGCCGCGGCGATCCTATGCTCATCAAGGGCCTGTGGAAGTCAAAGGGTCCTCTAG ATTCGCTAGGGCAAGCGGAGATCTACATCGTCGTGGCTCTTCTGATCGGCTTTATCACCGTGGTAATCGGATGCTGGTTATCCGACAATTGCTGGTCGCCGGAACCGGAGGGGGTGGTGACCCTCGCATAG